From a region of the Roseivirga sp. 4D4 genome:
- a CDS encoding DUF6607 family protein, which produces MKQLLMIALCVISMSTWAQSKKKQDVAAIKEMCGCYKVRFEFAETFAPDRRYEFHKNYKSKGLEWVQLVEEDKNKVSLQHLLIVAPKTIVKHWRQDWVYQNTDFYTYDKDNSWKYKALSKKDVKGQWSQKVYQVDGSLRYEGSASWVHVDGRHYWENTADSPLPRREYSKRTDYNLMVRTNRQELTPEGWVHEQDNDKVIRSEKGDKLLAQEKGWNTYTKVDDSECKDAQDWWAKNKQYWSDVRQVWDEVFASKSTLTFKRKVDEKVMYERIFALGDKVLEADAYDSEAIQQELTEIINTYRD; this is translated from the coding sequence ATGAAACAATTACTAATGATCGCCCTATGTGTCATAAGCATGAGTACTTGGGCACAAAGCAAAAAGAAGCAGGATGTTGCTGCTATCAAGGAAATGTGTGGATGCTACAAGGTGAGGTTCGAATTTGCCGAGACCTTCGCGCCAGACAGACGCTATGAGTTCCATAAAAACTATAAGTCGAAGGGTTTAGAGTGGGTTCAATTGGTGGAAGAGGATAAGAATAAGGTCTCTTTACAACACCTATTGATTGTTGCGCCTAAGACGATCGTGAAGCATTGGCGACAGGACTGGGTTTATCAAAATACAGACTTTTATACCTACGATAAGGACAACAGTTGGAAGTATAAAGCACTTTCAAAGAAGGATGTCAAAGGCCAGTGGTCACAAAAAGTCTATCAGGTAGATGGTAGTCTTCGTTACGAAGGTTCTGCCAGCTGGGTACATGTAGATGGTCGACATTATTGGGAGAATACTGCTGATTCGCCTCTTCCAAGACGTGAGTATTCTAAGCGAACAGATTACAATCTAATGGTGAGAACCAATCGTCAGGAGTTGACACCAGAAGGTTGGGTGCATGAGCAGGACAATGATAAGGTCATCCGATCAGAGAAAGGCGATAAGCTATTGGCTCAAGAGAAGGGTTGGAATACCTATACCAAAGTTGATGACAGCGAATGTAAAGACGCTCAGGATTGGTGGGCAAAAAACAAGCAATACTGGTCTGATGTAAGACAGGTATGGGATGAAGTTTTTGCTTCAAAAAGCACGTTAACCTTTAAGCGAAAAGTAGACGAGAAGGTGATGTACGAGAGAATTTTCGCCCTTGGAGATAAAGTGTTGGAAGCAGATGCTTATGACAGTGAAGCGATTCAGCAAGAGTTAACAGAGATCATAAACACATATCGTGATTAG
- a CDS encoding HmuY family protein, whose product MIQKRVTYCLAVIALIAMTACSNDDTPTIDPPATGAIIDPSVGGPEQPNQVFIDLSKESQTSVARNSWDLGFYTGADFRVILNNSASTLARSIDKNDLNDVTAADTAGFGAQLNIDAIFGALFGPPPAWLFSAATWSDDPSGDLTKTAIAEVSATADDNQVYIVNRGKNPNGSPRGWMKIRALRSSNGYTLQYAEINATDYQELTIAKNDEVDFVPVSFDNGIISTVPEKNEWDFTFTIFTSLLPVSTDISIPYAIRDYILINANRVEVAMVEITAGTTYEDFAIGGIGALDFSTEVATIGSGWRNVAQPGSNIETGIKDDIFYVVKDAGGNYYKLRFTRLVDAQSGERGNPQFQYDLLEE is encoded by the coding sequence ATGATACAAAAAAGAGTAACCTATTGCCTGGCCGTCATTGCCTTAATAGCCATGACAGCTTGTTCTAACGATGACACCCCGACTATCGATCCACCGGCTACAGGAGCCATTATTGACCCTTCCGTAGGTGGTCCGGAGCAGCCGAACCAAGTCTTTATCGACCTATCAAAAGAAAGCCAGACTTCTGTGGCCAGAAACTCTTGGGACCTAGGCTTCTATACGGGTGCCGATTTCAGAGTGATTCTGAATAATTCAGCCAGTACCTTGGCCAGATCAATCGATAAGAATGATCTAAATGATGTGACGGCAGCCGATACTGCGGGCTTTGGTGCACAGCTCAATATTGATGCTATTTTCGGTGCCCTATTTGGCCCACCACCGGCATGGTTATTCAGTGCTGCGACTTGGTCTGATGATCCGTCAGGAGACCTGACAAAGACTGCGATTGCCGAAGTTTCTGCCACTGCTGATGACAACCAAGTCTATATTGTCAACAGAGGCAAGAACCCGAACGGTTCGCCTAGAGGATGGATGAAAATCCGTGCCTTGAGAAGCTCAAATGGCTATACTCTTCAGTACGCTGAGATCAATGCCACAGACTATCAGGAATTGACCATCGCTAAAAATGATGAGGTCGATTTCGTTCCTGTGAGCTTTGATAACGGGATTATCTCCACTGTTCCTGAAAAGAATGAATGGGATTTCACTTTCACCATTTTCACCAGCCTATTACCAGTGAGTACGGATATCTCTATCCCTTATGCCATCAGAGATTACATTCTGATTAATGCCAATAGGGTAGAAGTGGCCATGGTGGAGATCACTGCTGGTACTACTTATGAGGACTTTGCGATTGGTGGCATCGGAGCACTAGATTTTTCTACGGAAGTAGCGACTATTGGCAGCGGCTGGAGAAATGTAGCGCAGCCAGGATCAAACATCGAAACCGGCATTAAGGATGACATATTCTATGTGGTGAAAGATGCTGGTGGGAACTACTATAAACTCCGCTTCACGAGACTTGTCGATGCACAGTCCGGAGAGCGAGGAAACCCGCAATTCCAATATGACCTACTAGAGGAATAA
- a CDS encoding TonB-dependent receptor plug domain-containing protein: protein MQKAALIFIISTLLGAQALAQGLLFRDIETQKPVSGAVVKLQSLNGNQSAVEVTNAQGAVVANLPFPILIQTSHLAYEVYRDTLYAEGVRAFALVPKAKELDQVVVTGQFNPQAASNSIFRVQTIDSKEFKQRGAFNLQEVLSNQLNIRVSQDLAIGSSSISLQGISSQNVKILVDGIPLVNRSGNGNGADLSQINLQNIERIEIVEGPMAVNFGANALAGVINLITKKDFEEVTEVRLDIQSETAGNEVGLDAGRHVQSLSLNHRLNEHWSVLVSAQHNDFLGFQGGAGLRQHEWNPKRQWLGNGLLKYQGGNHTLHYRFDALNELIEDFGSTQNNFLPSGENQPFAIDETYDSRRYSHQIQAEGRLPFLNRYTAFASFSDFERNKRRFSKNIVTGEEQLTSGDGDQDLSTYRVWEFGGTGFLSPANAFDLQVGYQISLERVGGGRILDAAQGIEEYAVYTSAEWRPLAKATFRPGLRFTTNSAFGSQLIPSLQFKYHQSEALQFRFSYGRGFRAPSVRELYFEFVDSNHRIFGNPDLTPETSNHFSLNTISSYKIVSTKVKVDLNLFYNSISDQISLGQNVNDVTSTTYLNIQRFKTQGITLTQQAQIGRLSANVGFSYIGRFNQISEAEEGLTTFFYSPEFNANLSYQLPKSRTSINAFYKYTGRLQSYFTETNAQNQQVVSIGEINDFHWLDATIIQPLGNAFEVTLGARNILNVININNSGVGGGAHSGGPSVPISYGRSYFLKLSYNLK from the coding sequence ATGCAAAAAGCAGCACTGATCTTTATTATAAGCACATTATTGGGTGCTCAGGCCTTGGCCCAAGGGCTTCTCTTTAGGGATATTGAGACTCAAAAGCCAGTGTCTGGGGCTGTGGTAAAGCTGCAGTCATTGAACGGAAACCAAAGTGCTGTCGAAGTAACGAATGCCCAGGGAGCAGTGGTGGCAAATCTTCCTTTTCCTATCCTTATTCAGACAAGCCACCTGGCTTATGAAGTCTATCGTGATACGCTTTATGCAGAAGGGGTTAGGGCCTTTGCGCTAGTGCCAAAAGCTAAGGAATTGGATCAGGTGGTAGTAACGGGGCAGTTCAATCCTCAGGCGGCCAGCAATTCCATTTTCAGGGTACAAACCATCGATTCAAAAGAGTTCAAGCAGCGGGGTGCTTTTAACCTGCAAGAGGTGCTGAGCAATCAACTCAATATTCGAGTCAGTCAGGATTTGGCGATTGGCAGTTCGTCCATTAGCCTTCAGGGTATTTCAAGCCAGAATGTAAAGATCTTAGTAGACGGTATTCCATTGGTCAACCGATCGGGGAATGGCAATGGCGCAGATCTAAGCCAGATCAACCTCCAGAATATCGAGCGAATCGAAATTGTAGAAGGCCCCATGGCCGTGAACTTCGGTGCGAATGCATTGGCTGGTGTTATCAATCTGATCACCAAAAAGGATTTTGAAGAAGTCACAGAAGTCAGATTGGATATTCAGTCAGAGACCGCTGGCAATGAAGTCGGACTGGATGCGGGTCGGCATGTGCAGTCCCTAAGCCTTAATCACCGACTGAATGAGCATTGGTCGGTATTGGTAAGTGCCCAGCATAATGATTTTCTCGGTTTTCAAGGGGGTGCTGGTCTTCGGCAGCATGAATGGAATCCGAAGAGGCAATGGTTGGGTAATGGTCTATTGAAGTACCAGGGAGGAAATCATACGCTGCATTATCGCTTCGATGCCCTCAATGAATTGATCGAAGACTTTGGCTCCACGCAGAACAACTTTTTACCCTCAGGTGAAAACCAGCCTTTCGCCATTGATGAAACCTATGATTCAAGGCGTTATTCCCATCAGATTCAGGCAGAAGGCAGGCTGCCCTTCCTGAATAGATATACTGCCTTTGCCTCCTTCTCAGATTTTGAAAGAAACAAGAGGCGTTTTAGCAAGAACATTGTCACTGGAGAGGAGCAACTGACCAGTGGAGATGGTGATCAGGATTTGAGTACCTATCGGGTTTGGGAGTTTGGAGGCACAGGTTTCTTGAGTCCAGCGAATGCTTTTGATCTACAGGTAGGATATCAGATCTCGCTGGAACGCGTTGGTGGCGGCCGAATCCTGGATGCTGCGCAGGGTATCGAAGAATATGCGGTTTATACTTCCGCAGAATGGAGGCCTCTGGCCAAAGCCACTTTTAGGCCTGGGCTTCGCTTTACCACCAATAGTGCTTTTGGTAGCCAGCTGATTCCGTCACTACAGTTTAAGTACCATCAAAGCGAGGCCCTGCAGTTCAGGTTCTCTTACGGCAGAGGCTTTAGAGCGCCATCGGTACGAGAGCTTTACTTCGAGTTTGTCGATTCTAATCACAGGATTTTCGGAAACCCAGACTTGACGCCCGAAACCTCAAATCACTTCAGCCTGAATACCATTTCGAGCTATAAAATCGTCTCGACCAAGGTGAAGGTTGACCTCAACTTATTCTATAATAGCATCAGCGATCAGATTTCTCTGGGTCAGAATGTGAATGATGTCACGAGCACCACTTACCTGAATATTCAGCGTTTTAAAACCCAAGGTATTACGCTCACGCAGCAGGCACAGATTGGTCGACTATCGGCCAACGTAGGCTTTTCTTATATCGGTCGTTTCAATCAGATTTCAGAGGCTGAGGAAGGTCTTACGACTTTCTTCTATTCACCCGAGTTCAATGCCAACTTGTCCTATCAGCTTCCTAAAAGTCGCACTTCCATCAATGCTTTCTATAAGTATACAGGCAGACTGCAGTCCTACTTCACAGAGACGAATGCGCAAAATCAACAAGTGGTCAGCATAGGAGAAATCAACGATTTCCATTGGCTAGACGCTACCATTATTCAGCCTTTGGGCAATGCCTTTGAAGTGACACTGGGCGCAAGAAATATTTTAAATGTAATCAATATCAATAATTCAGGAGTGGGCGGAGGAGCCCATTCTGGAGGGCCTTCAGTACCCATATCTTATGGAAGGTCCTACTTCTTAAAACTAAGCTATAATCTAAAGTAA
- a CDS encoding REP-associated tyrosine transposase produces the protein MSEKYKVRNPQAVYFITCTVVGWVDLFVRPTYKDIVINSLRYCIERKGLKVHAYVIMSSHIHLLVSTKDDVSLPDVIRDFKTFTSKALIHEIKAINESRREWLLNKFSYEANRKKRGSEYKLWKDGFHPIEILSGEMLAQKLDYIHQNPVVERIVDESVDYVYSSARQYAGEVGELEIDFI, from the coding sequence ATGTCCGAAAAGTATAAGGTTCGTAATCCACAAGCAGTTTACTTTATTACCTGCACTGTAGTTGGTTGGGTAGACTTATTTGTTCGACCTACTTACAAGGACATTGTTATCAATTCACTTAGGTATTGCATTGAACGTAAGGGTTTGAAAGTTCACGCTTATGTAATTATGAGCAGTCACATTCATTTGTTGGTCAGTACGAAAGATGATGTCTCACTTCCTGATGTTATTCGAGATTTTAAGACATTCACATCCAAAGCACTGATTCATGAAATCAAAGCTATCAATGAGAGTAGACGGGAATGGTTGCTGAATAAGTTTTCTTATGAAGCGAATAGAAAGAAACGAGGCAGTGAGTATAAATTATGGAAAGACGGGTTTCACCCAATTGAAATACTATCAGGAGAGATGTTGGCACAGAAACTGGATTACATCCATCAGAACCCAGTTGTTGAGAGAATAGTAGATGAGTCTGTGGATTATGTCTATTCCTCAGCCCGTCAGTATGCTGGTGAGGTTGGAGAGCTAGAGATTGATTTTATTTAA
- a CDS encoding anti-sigma factor domain-containing protein, whose product MDIKKYISSGILEAYALDTLSAEERKGVEDMLNQYPELQAELEAIELSLEAVAMKTAVAPPSGLKDAILSGIEDAAPAETPSKETKVVAMQQPSSWKYLVAASVALALISGYMAYDYRAKWKSTNEAYAELVGSNTLMADQYNKVNQRLEGIESDLAIMSNTEFLRVSMAGTENALEASASVFWNKRTEELFLNIQNLKTLSEDQQYQLWAIIDGKPVDAGVFDLGAEGLIKMKNTASQAVAFAVTIEPKGGSEAPHLETMQVIGNVG is encoded by the coding sequence TTGGATATAAAAAAGTACATATCGTCAGGAATCTTAGAGGCTTATGCCCTTGACACCCTCTCTGCTGAAGAACGGAAAGGCGTGGAGGATATGTTGAACCAATATCCTGAGCTGCAAGCCGAACTTGAAGCAATCGAGCTGTCTTTGGAAGCTGTTGCTATGAAAACGGCCGTGGCGCCACCTTCAGGCTTGAAGGATGCCATATTATCTGGTATTGAAGATGCGGCACCTGCCGAAACTCCTTCCAAGGAAACTAAAGTGGTAGCCATGCAACAGCCATCGTCTTGGAAGTATCTGGTAGCCGCTTCTGTCGCGCTCGCCTTAATCAGCGGCTATATGGCCTATGACTATCGTGCCAAGTGGAAGTCTACCAATGAGGCTTATGCGGAATTGGTAGGCAGCAATACACTGATGGCCGATCAATACAACAAGGTCAACCAAAGACTGGAAGGTATTGAGAGTGACTTGGCGATTATGAGCAATACAGAGTTTTTGAGGGTTTCCATGGCAGGCACGGAAAATGCGCTTGAAGCTTCGGCCAGTGTTTTCTGGAACAAACGGACCGAAGAACTCTTCCTCAATATCCAAAACCTCAAAACCCTGTCCGAAGATCAGCAATATCAGTTATGGGCCATTATTGACGGCAAACCGGTGGATGCCGGAGTCTTTGACTTAGGTGCTGAAGGACTGATCAAAATGAAGAATACTGCCTCCCAGGCAGTCGCCTTTGCTGTGACCATCGAACCCAAAGGTGGTAGTGAAGCACCGCACCTAGAAACCATGCAGGTGATCGGGAATGTGGGATAG
- a CDS encoding RNA polymerase sigma factor gives MSPVPNHIDENELVLRLKGQDKEALAYLYDKYGAALYGTVERIVQSEELSTEVVQDIFMKIWNKIDQYDSKKGRFFTWMLNMARNAAIDKVRSKEINRSAKTDSIDDYVYTIDSQNQSELPIDGIGVKELMNDLAEEQRFVLLKVYFEGFTHSEIAEEFDIPLGTVKTRLRSALKHLRKRLE, from the coding sequence ATTTCTCCTGTACCCAACCATATTGACGAGAACGAATTAGTTCTCCGGCTCAAAGGTCAGGACAAAGAGGCCCTGGCTTATCTCTATGATAAGTACGGGGCCGCTTTGTATGGTACTGTGGAGAGAATTGTCCAGAGTGAAGAGCTGTCTACCGAAGTCGTGCAGGACATCTTCATGAAAATCTGGAATAAAATAGATCAATACGACTCCAAAAAGGGGCGTTTCTTTACCTGGATGCTCAACATGGCCCGAAATGCGGCCATCGATAAGGTGAGGTCCAAAGAAATCAACCGATCGGCTAAAACTGATTCGATTGATGACTACGTATATACGATTGATAGTCAAAATCAAAGCGAACTTCCCATTGATGGCATTGGTGTAAAAGAACTCATGAATGACCTGGCAGAAGAGCAGCGATTTGTTTTGCTTAAAGTATATTTCGAAGGTTTTACACATTCGGAGATCGCTGAAGAGTTTGATATTCCTCTGGGAACGGTCAAAACCAGATTGAGATCTGCATTAAAACATTTAAGAAAGCGACTGGAATAG
- the lpdA gene encoding dihydrolipoyl dehydrogenase yields MATKYDLIVIGSGPGGYVAAIRASQLGMKVGVVERSELGGICLNWGCIPTKALLKSAQVFEYVQHAQDYGIKIEGAEADFDGMVKRSRDVAAGMSKGIQFLFKKNKIDHIAGFGKLKAGKKVEVTAEDGSKVDYSADHIILATGGRSRQLPNLPIDGKKIIGYREAMVLDKQPESMVIVGSGAIGVEFAYFYHSIGTKVTIVEYMDRIVPVEDEEVSKQLERTYKKSKMKIMTSSEVTSVDTKGAKCKVHVKTKKGEEVLEVDVVLSAVGVSTNLEGIGLEDVGVATDKGKVIVDDYYKTNIPGVYAIGDIVHGPALAHVASAEGIICVEKISGMDAEPLDYNNIPGCTYCSPEVASVGYTEKAAKEAGYDVKVGKFPFSASGKAKAAGASDGFVKVIFDAKYGEWLGAHMIGANVTEMIAEVVAARKLETTGHEIIKTVHPHPTMSEAVMEAAAAAYDEVIHL; encoded by the coding sequence ATGGCAACGAAATACGATTTAATAGTCATTGGAAGTGGCCCTGGAGGATATGTGGCAGCGATTCGAGCATCTCAGCTCGGTATGAAAGTAGGTGTGGTTGAGCGTTCAGAGCTAGGTGGAATTTGCCTGAACTGGGGATGTATTCCTACCAAAGCACTTTTGAAGAGTGCTCAAGTATTTGAATATGTGCAGCATGCACAGGATTATGGAATCAAGATTGAAGGAGCTGAGGCCGATTTTGACGGCATGGTGAAAAGAAGCCGTGACGTTGCTGCAGGTATGAGCAAGGGCATCCAGTTTCTATTCAAGAAAAATAAAATCGATCATATTGCTGGTTTCGGTAAGCTGAAAGCCGGTAAAAAGGTAGAAGTGACTGCGGAAGACGGTTCGAAAGTAGACTATTCTGCTGATCACATCATTTTGGCAACAGGTGGTCGTTCAAGACAATTGCCTAACCTGCCGATCGATGGTAAAAAGATTATCGGTTACCGCGAAGCAATGGTATTGGACAAGCAGCCTGAGTCCATGGTGATTGTGGGTTCTGGTGCTATTGGTGTTGAGTTCGCTTACTTCTACCATTCTATTGGTACTAAAGTGACCATCGTTGAGTATATGGATCGTATTGTTCCTGTAGAAGACGAGGAAGTTTCTAAGCAATTAGAGAGAACCTACAAGAAGTCTAAGATGAAAATCATGACCAGCTCTGAGGTGACTTCGGTAGATACCAAAGGCGCGAAGTGCAAGGTGCATGTGAAAACTAAGAAAGGCGAAGAAGTGCTTGAAGTAGATGTAGTACTTTCTGCAGTAGGCGTTTCTACCAACCTAGAAGGCATTGGTCTGGAAGATGTTGGTGTGGCTACGGATAAAGGCAAAGTGATCGTAGATGATTACTACAAAACCAATATCCCTGGTGTTTACGCGATTGGTGATATTGTTCATGGTCCAGCTTTGGCCCACGTTGCTTCGGCCGAAGGTATTATCTGTGTAGAGAAGATTTCAGGCATGGATGCTGAACCATTGGATTACAATAACATCCCAGGTTGTACTTACTGTAGCCCTGAAGTTGCTTCTGTCGGTTATACTGAAAAGGCAGCCAAGGAAGCCGGTTATGATGTGAAAGTGGGTAAATTCCCATTCTCAGCATCAGGTAAGGCAAAAGCTGCGGGCGCTAGCGATGGTTTCGTAAAAGTAATTTTCGATGCTAAGTATGGTGAGTGGCTAGGGGCACACATGATTGGTGCCAATGTAACGGAGATGATCGCTGAAGTTGTGGCGGCTAGAAAGCTGGAGACAACAGGTCACGAGATCATCAAGACGGTTCACCCTCACCCTACTATGTCTGAGGCAGTGATGGAAGCTGCAGCTGCGGCTTACGATGAAGTAATTCACTTGTAA
- the fabG gene encoding 3-oxoacyl-[acyl-carrier-protein] reductase: MGLLDGKTALVTGASKGIGKAIATAYAQQGANVAFTYLSSVERGQALEAELAAFGTKVKGFRSNAAEFDAAEQLVNDVVAEFGSLDVIVNNAGITRDNLLMRMTEEMWDEVINVNLKSCFNTVKAATRTMMKQRAGSIINITSVVGVKGNAGQANYAASKAGIIGFTKSVALELGSRGIRSNAIAPGFIETEMTDQLDEKTVQGWRDGIPLKRGGSPEDVANACVFLASDMSAYMTGQTLVVDGGMMT, translated from the coding sequence ATGGGTCTTTTAGATGGAAAAACTGCTTTAGTAACTGGTGCTTCAAAGGGCATTGGCAAAGCAATAGCAACTGCCTATGCACAACAGGGTGCAAATGTGGCTTTTACTTACCTCTCAAGTGTTGAAAGAGGACAGGCATTAGAAGCCGAACTTGCTGCCTTTGGTACTAAAGTGAAAGGTTTTCGTTCCAATGCAGCTGAATTTGATGCAGCTGAGCAACTGGTGAATGATGTAGTAGCCGAATTCGGTTCGCTCGATGTCATCGTAAACAACGCAGGTATCACACGTGATAATCTCTTAATGAGAATGACAGAAGAAATGTGGGACGAGGTGATCAACGTGAACCTTAAGTCTTGTTTCAACACCGTGAAAGCGGCCACCAGAACAATGATGAAACAACGTGCCGGATCGATCATTAACATCACTTCTGTAGTCGGTGTGAAAGGAAATGCAGGTCAAGCCAACTATGCTGCTTCTAAAGCGGGTATCATCGGTTTCACCAAATCAGTCGCCCTTGAACTAGGCTCAAGAGGCATCCGATCTAATGCTATTGCTCCCGGTTTTATCGAAACGGAGATGACAGATCAGTTGGATGAAAAGACCGTTCAGGGATGGAGAGATGGTATTCCATTGAAGCGTGGTGGTTCACCTGAAGATGTGGCCAATGCATGCGTTTTCTTAGCATCAGATATGTCTGCTTATATGACAGGACAGACCCTTGTTGTAGATGGCGGCATGATGACCTAA